Proteins encoded by one window of Synechococcus sp. WH 7805:
- a CDS encoding FAD-dependent oxidoreductase: MTEAVPSTPNPSHVVVIGAGWAGWGAAKALCEAGVRVTMLDGMADPTGSTPLTTSSGKPFEAGTRGFWKDYPNINALTAELGLSNVFTEFTTSAFWSPDGLEATAPVFGDAQRWPSPIGQVLATTTNFKRLPVADRLSIAGLLYAMLDLNRSAEVFERYDTIDALTLFRSLGISERMINDFLRPTLLVGLFKPPEELSAAVTMELLYYYSFAHQDSFDVRWIRSRSIAEQLIAPLAKRLIDRYGLQVLGGTLATRLNLHPDTKAVASVDTRAVATGDEGLIEAVDAVVLTVGAKGMGALLGNSPACAAAAPELVDAGNLGAIDVVSVRLWLDTYLEVADPANVFSRFEALQGAGGTFFMLDQLQKETEAALWGGEKPRGSVIASDFYNATAIAVLSDEEIVALLMRELLPVANPAFHTANVLEAEVRRYPGSVAWFSPGSFRQRPPLETNIPSLVCAGDWVRMGAREFGAKGLCQERAYVCGLEAANSLLRRRVIKGSESAGSTQHQVIPIRPDEPQVLLGRALNAQVMSTAETLGLRWPWLA, translated from the coding sequence GCCCTCTGTGAAGCCGGAGTGCGCGTGACGATGCTGGATGGGATGGCGGATCCCACGGGCAGCACCCCCCTGACCACCAGCAGCGGCAAACCTTTTGAAGCCGGCACCCGCGGGTTCTGGAAGGACTACCCCAACATCAATGCCCTCACCGCTGAGCTCGGGCTCAGCAACGTGTTCACGGAGTTCACTACCAGCGCCTTCTGGTCGCCCGATGGACTGGAAGCCACAGCCCCGGTGTTCGGTGATGCCCAGCGATGGCCCAGTCCCATCGGGCAGGTGTTGGCTACCACCACCAACTTCAAACGGCTTCCCGTGGCTGACCGCCTCAGCATTGCCGGGCTCCTCTACGCGATGCTCGATCTCAACCGCAGCGCCGAGGTGTTTGAGCGCTACGACACCATCGATGCGCTGACGCTGTTCCGAAGCCTCGGAATCAGTGAGCGGATGATCAACGACTTTCTCCGTCCCACGCTCCTGGTGGGCTTGTTCAAGCCGCCGGAAGAACTCTCGGCGGCGGTGACGATGGAGCTTCTTTACTACTACTCCTTTGCGCACCAGGATTCCTTCGATGTGCGCTGGATTCGCTCCAGGAGCATTGCGGAACAGTTGATTGCCCCCTTGGCGAAGCGGCTGATCGATCGCTACGGGCTGCAGGTGCTCGGCGGAACCCTGGCCACGCGTTTGAATCTCCATCCAGACACCAAGGCTGTTGCATCGGTGGACACCCGGGCTGTTGCCACTGGTGACGAGGGACTGATCGAGGCCGTAGATGCGGTTGTGCTCACGGTGGGTGCCAAGGGGATGGGTGCACTACTGGGCAACTCGCCGGCCTGTGCTGCTGCAGCCCCTGAACTAGTGGATGCCGGCAATCTCGGGGCCATTGATGTGGTGTCGGTGCGGTTGTGGCTGGACACCTACCTGGAGGTTGCCGATCCCGCCAACGTGTTCTCTCGTTTCGAGGCCTTGCAGGGGGCGGGCGGCACCTTCTTCATGCTCGATCAGCTGCAGAAGGAGACGGAAGCAGCCCTGTGGGGAGGTGAGAAACCCCGGGGATCAGTGATCGCCAGCGACTTCTACAACGCCACGGCGATCGCGGTCCTCAGTGATGAGGAGATCGTGGCGTTGCTGATGCGCGAGCTGTTGCCGGTGGCCAATCCCGCCTTTCACACCGCCAATGTGCTGGAGGCTGAGGTGCGCCGCTATCCGGGGTCGGTGGCCTGGTTCTCACCGGGGAGTTTCCGGCAGCGGCCGCCGTTGGAGACGAACATCCCTTCATTGGTGTGCGCCGGCGACTGGGTGCGGATGGGGGCTCGGGAATTCGGCGCCAAAGGGCTTTGCCAGGAGCGGGCCTATGTGTGCGGGCTGGAGGCGGCCAATTCCCTGCTCCGGCGAAGGGTGATCAAGGGATCGGAGTCTGCTGGCAGCACTCAGCACCAGGTGATTCCGATCCGACCCGATGAACCCCAGGTGCTGCTGGGACGTGCACTCAATGCCCAGGTGATGAGCACGGCGGAGACCCTGGGCTTGCGTTGGCCGTGGTTGGCATGA
- a CDS encoding SDR family NAD(P)-dependent oxidoreductase, which yields MKRILITGASSGIGLEATRRLALSGHQLTLFCRTPERGEQTRSQLVAAGAMPSQVSWLLADLADLRSVQSACDQLLDRAEPLDALVLNAGQQRAGAEAPVFSPQGLEITFAVNQLAHQLIATRLLPLLRLGSQPRLVITASDVHNPASGGGRVGQPADLGDLAGLKAGAGFAMLDGSASFDGDKAYKDSKLCNVLLGRELNRQLDAMMPVIAWSPGLVIPRSSGGFFRHNRQSNPLGMLLFALVARDVLRVTESVQTAGRLLADLITDSGYAASGFSYWSNRLVRPGVHRFSEAETSAEGADLQKAVDLFRLSDDLICEALAPN from the coding sequence ATGAAGCGGATCCTGATCACCGGAGCGAGTTCCGGCATCGGTTTGGAGGCCACCCGGCGGCTTGCCCTGAGCGGCCATCAACTCACGCTCTTCTGCCGCACGCCAGAGCGCGGCGAGCAGACCCGATCGCAATTGGTCGCAGCTGGTGCAATGCCGAGCCAGGTGAGCTGGCTGTTAGCGGATCTCGCCGACCTGCGCAGTGTGCAGAGCGCCTGTGATCAGTTGCTGGATCGCGCTGAACCCTTGGATGCTCTGGTGCTCAATGCCGGGCAGCAACGGGCGGGGGCCGAGGCGCCGGTGTTCTCGCCCCAGGGCCTTGAGATCACCTTTGCGGTGAATCAGTTGGCCCATCAGCTGATCGCCACGCGCCTGTTGCCGCTGTTGCGGTTGGGATCGCAGCCCCGGTTGGTGATCACCGCCTCCGATGTGCACAACCCCGCTAGCGGCGGTGGGCGCGTGGGCCAACCGGCGGATCTGGGCGATCTGGCAGGACTGAAGGCCGGCGCAGGTTTTGCAATGCTCGATGGCAGTGCCAGCTTCGATGGCGACAAGGCCTACAAAGACAGCAAACTCTGCAACGTGCTGCTGGGACGCGAACTCAACCGCCAGCTTGACGCGATGATGCCAGTGATTGCCTGGAGCCCCGGGTTGGTGATTCCCCGCAGCAGCGGGGGCTTCTTCCGCCACAACCGCCAGAGCAATCCTCTGGGGATGCTGCTGTTTGCGTTGGTGGCCCGTGATGTTCTTCGGGTGACCGAATCCGTGCAGACCGCTGGTCGGTTGTTGGCGGATCTGATCACCGACTCTGGCTATGCAGCATCAGGATTCAGCTATTGGAGCAACCGGTTGGTGCGTCCCGGTGTCCATCGCTTCTCTGAGGCTGAAACCAGTGCCGAGGGTGCCGATCTTCAGAAGGCCGTCGATCTGTTTCGTCTCTCGGACGACTTGATCTGTGAAGCGTTAGCGCCAAACTGA
- a CDS encoding alpha-keto acid decarboxylase family protein has translation MSPSVVTYVLDRLADLGIGHVFGVPGDYSFPLNDAVEVHPRLQWVPSANELNAAYAADGYARRRGAGIVCTTYGVGELSALNGVMGAMAERVPVFHLVGTPSVRIVRQGLICHHTLGDTRYDRFEAISAAAGCVSARLTPENVVVELERVIDKALEDSRPAYLTVPMDLALMPITGTPIQGTPMGAVDQHASVAVELEAVLDLVMGRLAEAARPLVMPTVTLKRFGLVETFAAFLEASGLAYATTPMDKSLLSEGHPAFLGMYNGARSTPAALQGVVEDADLLIDFGGLVMEDLNTGLWSGHLDASRVISLHADWVQAGDQVFTSVSISEVLAGLIKRFQATGSRPSHWGEQRPVQPEPLLPLRGEGDQPTGSASFYGRLQRFLRPTDLLVTDTGTCMLKLNAMRLPDGVAIESQTLWGSIGWATPAALGCALADSERRVVLVTGDGAHQLTVQEIGVMGFTGAKPVVIVLNNGLYGVEALLSETGHAYNDLPPWRYAQLPEAFGCQGWWSGRVSTVAELEQALVAINAHDGGAYLEVMIPPEESQPLAETLIETMHQTATPHPEAAE, from the coding sequence ATGTCTCCCTCTGTAGTGACCTACGTGCTGGATCGTTTGGCGGATCTCGGCATCGGCCATGTGTTCGGAGTGCCTGGGGACTACTCCTTTCCTTTAAACGATGCGGTGGAGGTGCATCCGCGGTTGCAGTGGGTGCCATCGGCCAATGAACTGAATGCCGCCTACGCCGCTGATGGCTATGCCCGTCGTCGTGGAGCAGGGATTGTCTGCACCACCTATGGCGTTGGAGAACTCAGTGCCCTCAATGGCGTGATGGGCGCCATGGCCGAGAGAGTGCCTGTGTTTCACCTGGTGGGCACCCCCAGCGTGCGCATCGTGCGCCAAGGGTTGATCTGCCACCACACCCTCGGTGATACCCGTTACGACCGTTTCGAGGCGATCTCGGCTGCAGCTGGTTGCGTGAGTGCCAGGCTCACCCCCGAGAACGTGGTGGTGGAACTGGAGCGGGTGATCGACAAGGCCCTCGAGGATTCGAGGCCTGCTTACCTCACGGTGCCGATGGATCTGGCGCTGATGCCGATCACCGGCACGCCGATCCAGGGAACACCCATGGGCGCGGTCGATCAACACGCCAGTGTGGCTGTGGAGCTGGAGGCTGTGCTCGATTTGGTGATGGGGCGTCTCGCCGAGGCGGCCCGTCCTCTGGTGATGCCTACGGTCACCCTCAAGCGCTTCGGTTTGGTGGAGACGTTTGCCGCGTTTCTGGAGGCTTCAGGCTTGGCCTATGCCACAACGCCGATGGACAAGTCGCTGCTGAGCGAGGGGCATCCCGCCTTCCTGGGGATGTACAACGGCGCGCGTTCCACACCGGCGGCCCTCCAAGGCGTCGTGGAAGACGCCGACCTGTTGATCGATTTCGGCGGCTTGGTGATGGAGGACCTCAACACAGGCCTCTGGAGCGGTCATCTGGATGCAAGCCGGGTGATTTCCCTGCATGCCGACTGGGTTCAGGCGGGTGATCAGGTGTTCACCAGCGTGAGCATCAGTGAGGTGCTGGCGGGGTTGATCAAGCGTTTTCAGGCCACTGGTTCCAGGCCCAGCCACTGGGGGGAGCAGCGCCCTGTGCAGCCTGAGCCCCTGCTCCCCTTGCGTGGTGAAGGAGATCAGCCCACGGGATCGGCGAGTTTCTATGGGCGTCTGCAGCGGTTTCTGCGGCCCACGGATCTGCTGGTGACCGACACCGGCACCTGCATGCTCAAGCTCAATGCCATGCGCCTGCCCGATGGGGTGGCGATTGAAAGCCAGACCCTCTGGGGCTCGATCGGCTGGGCGACGCCGGCGGCACTGGGGTGTGCCCTGGCCGACAGCGAGCGACGGGTGGTGCTCGTGACCGGTGATGGGGCGCACCAGCTCACCGTGCAGGAGATCGGTGTGATGGGTTTCACCGGGGCCAAGCCCGTGGTGATTGTGCTGAACAACGGGCTTTACGGCGTGGAGGCCCTGCTCAGTGAAACGGGGCATGCCTACAACGACCTGCCGCCCTGGCGTTATGCCCAGCTGCCCGAGGCCTTCGGTTGCCAGGGCTGGTGGAGCGGCCGCGTGTCCACAGTGGCGGAGCTGGAGCAGGCGCTGGTGGCGATCAATGCCCATGACGGCGGCGCTTACCTCGAGGTGATGATTCCTCCTGAGGAGAGCCAGCCGTTGGCGGAGACGTTGATCGAAACCATGCACCAGACGGCGACGCCGCATCCGGAAGCAGCTGAGTAA